One genomic segment of Campylobacter sp. includes these proteins:
- a CDS encoding radical SAM protein, with amino-acid sequence MRYIFGPVASRRFGRSLGIDLSPQRKQCNFNCVYCELGAGKPVSAMSEPCEIGPVIAELKTALQNHAGIDVITITANGEPTLHPRFAELVGALKALNLPQKLLVLSNGSLVRENSATLMKLDICKFSLDSALAKSFRKVDGPHAGISAEDIVSAIADFARKFRGELDIEILVVRGLNDTQEDFAALNAALARINPHRVDLGTIDRPPAYRVQGVSEAQLRYLATFIENQNVNIIAAPKYASERLSFSEDEILHTLVRRPQRTSDVEAMFDEASAQLLKRLVGAGKVVFKDGFYEIAKG; translated from the coding sequence ATGAGATATATTTTCGGGCCCGTCGCCTCGCGTAGGTTCGGGCGCAGCCTCGGCATCGACCTGAGCCCGCAGCGCAAGCAGTGCAACTTCAACTGCGTCTATTGCGAGCTGGGCGCGGGCAAGCCGGTAAGCGCAATGAGCGAGCCCTGTGAGATCGGCCCGGTCATCGCCGAGCTGAAAACCGCGCTGCAAAACCACGCGGGCATTGACGTCATCACGATCACGGCAAACGGCGAGCCTACGCTACATCCGCGCTTTGCAGAGCTCGTGGGCGCGCTAAAGGCGCTGAACCTGCCGCAGAAGCTGCTTGTGCTCTCAAACGGCTCGCTCGTGCGCGAAAACAGCGCTACTTTAATGAAACTTGATATCTGCAAATTTTCACTAGATAGCGCGCTTGCGAAAAGCTTTCGCAAGGTGGACGGCCCGCACGCAGGCATTAGCGCCGAGGATATCGTAAGCGCGATCGCAGATTTCGCGCGCAAGTTTCGCGGCGAGCTTGATATCGAAATCCTAGTCGTGCGCGGGCTAAATGACACACAAGAGGACTTTGCGGCGCTGAATGCGGCTTTAGCTCGCATCAACCCGCACCGCGTAGATCTTGGCACTATAGATCGTCCGCCTGCATACCGCGTGCAGGGTGTGAGCGAGGCACAGCTGCGCTATCTGGCTACTTTCATCGAAAATCAAAACGTAAATATAATCGCCGCACCCAAATACGCAAGCGAGCGACTGAGCTTTAGCGAGGATGAGATATTGCATACTTTGGTACGTCGTCCGCAGCGCACGAGCGACGTGGAGGCGATGTTTGACGAAGCGAGCGCGCAGCTTTTAAAGCGTCTTGTGGGTGCGGGCAAAGTCGTTTTTAAAGACGGTTTTTACGAGATCGCGAAAGGCTAG
- a CDS encoding subtype B tannase translates to MSKKSLALGAAAILCGALSLNAEAAAQSAQIDLKFNAANFTQESVIVGGKKIKFRAYKNIIYVAKPVSTHYQSMNIFIPQQYFKGRKSGKFDAASAPIFLPNGVGGYLPGEAGEVKIDESGKPNAIATALSRGYVVAAPAARGRTLKDANGDYIGKAPAAIVDLKAAVRYLKFNDAAMPGDANKIISNGTSAGGALSALLGTSGDEAAYEPYLQELGAAKASDKIYAASLYCPITNLKHADAAYEWMFGAQSEYEKMDFSGFDAAGFNERGENSSGAEKNSKKGADQSAAKLARKMLSGKLSAAQIKISDELKAQFPAYLNSLSLKDGGGRALSLDKNGDGSFKDYINALISASFANFAAKNPRAKAPLYLAAKIKDDASQSHMLFWGYATSKPRTKTPPAFDGFALENPENELFGGAKFNAAHFTDFSAMNDPAKGVLIADVQLVEMMDAMSFVRNENGAKHYRIRHGASDRDTALAIPAILALSLQNAGKNVDFAVPWGQGHAGDYDLDELFSWIDEIVAQ, encoded by the coding sequence TAAACGCAGAGGCTGCGGCGCAGAGCGCGCAAATAGATCTGAAATTTAACGCCGCAAATTTTACGCAAGAAAGCGTGATAGTAGGCGGCAAAAAGATAAAATTTCGCGCCTACAAAAACATAATCTACGTCGCAAAACCCGTAAGCACGCACTATCAGAGCATGAATATCTTCATCCCACAGCAGTATTTTAAGGGGCGCAAGAGCGGTAAATTTGACGCCGCGAGCGCGCCGATATTTTTGCCAAACGGCGTGGGCGGATACTTGCCGGGCGAAGCGGGCGAGGTCAAAATAGACGAAAGCGGCAAGCCAAACGCGATCGCTACGGCGCTTTCGCGCGGTTACGTCGTAGCCGCTCCCGCAGCGCGCGGACGCACACTAAAGGACGCAAACGGCGATTATATCGGCAAGGCGCCCGCGGCGATCGTCGATCTAAAGGCGGCCGTGCGGTATCTGAAATTTAACGACGCGGCGATGCCCGGGGACGCGAACAAGATCATCTCAAACGGCACGAGCGCAGGCGGAGCGCTCTCGGCGCTTTTAGGCACGAGCGGGGACGAGGCCGCGTACGAGCCGTATCTGCAAGAGCTGGGCGCTGCGAAGGCTAGTGATAAAATTTACGCGGCGTCGCTATACTGCCCGATCACCAATCTAAAGCACGCGGACGCGGCGTATGAGTGGATGTTCGGCGCGCAGAGTGAATATGAAAAGATGGATTTTAGCGGCTTTGATGCGGCGGGATTTAACGAGCGCGGCGAAAATTCTAGCGGCGCTGAAAAAAATTCCAAAAAAGGCGCGGATCAAAGCGCCGCAAAGCTCGCGCGCAAGATGCTAAGCGGCAAACTAAGCGCAGCGCAGATTAAAATTTCAGACGAGCTAAAGGCGCAATTCCCCGCCTATCTGAACTCGCTAAGCTTAAAGGATGGGGGCGGTCGCGCGCTAAGCCTGGATAAAAACGGCGACGGCAGCTTCAAAGATTACATAAACGCGCTCATATCGGCCTCGTTTGCTAATTTTGCGGCGAAAAATCCGCGCGCAAAGGCGCCCCTATACCTCGCTGCAAAGATCAAGGACGACGCGTCGCAATCGCATATGCTCTTTTGGGGCTACGCGACCTCCAAGCCGCGCACCAAGACCCCGCCCGCATTCGACGGCTTCGCGCTTGAAAATCCCGAAAACGAGCTGTTCGGCGGCGCTAAATTTAACGCGGCGCATTTTACGGATTTTAGTGCGATGAATGACCCCGCCAAAGGGGTGCTAATCGCAGATGTCCAGCTCGTGGAGATGATGGATGCGATGAGCTTCGTGCGCAACGAAAACGGCGCGAAGCATTACCGCATCCGCCACGGCGCGAGCGATCGCGATACGGCGCTTGCGATCCCCGCTATTTTGGCTCTTAGCTTGCAAAACGCGGGCAAAAACGTCGATTTTGCAGTGCCTTGGGGACAAGGACACGCCGGCGATTACGATCTGGATGAGCTTTTTAGCTGGATCGACGAAATAGTCGCGCAGTAG